The Aggregatilinea lenta genome includes a region encoding these proteins:
- a CDS encoding molybdopterin-dependent oxidoreductase encodes MTNLTRRNFIKIGAAGTATVILAGCDSDERWVKIETYVRSPEEEVAGNPKWFATTCRQCGAGCGVIARVINGRAVKLEGNPEHPVNRGALCARGQAGLQVLYNPDRVQTAARQDGRATRNYEPIPWNTGINQLAEALNSAGSRVAVWVGTTTPGHLVDLFTRFTDAVGAPAPVRYDLNAGFGGYAPLSNASEGVLGQAGLPTYGIGDADFILSFGAEFLGSWISAAGYGREYGEFRSKRIGKARGYLVQLEPRMSNTAASADRWIPVHPGTEVLVAQAILRLIADGSAGSQERRDLAGQFAGDVDLEEIAEQTDISVETLQTLATTFANASRPLAIPGTPVTGRDNATEAVNAINALNVVAGNLGGSGGISLTPAAPINALAAPTYSNYQDAADLIAAMTNGEIDVLLVHGANPAFELPASAGFQAALENVGLVVSFASIVDETALYADLLLPDRVYLEGWGYDVATPGFQGLPIVSGQQPVVTPLYDNVAAADVLLTAAKSVSGAASALPWTDEVAFIKDIVTQLPEAAYPAEGDDVKWAYFLQHGGWWPAEAPESEAPEVSLGGPVELGPAMYEGDPAEYPYFLHLYMSPILGDGSGASQPWLQGTPDPMTTIAWQTWVEINPRTAEELDLDDGDIVRVSSPNGTIEAPIYRYPAIRPDTLAIPIGQGHEALSRYAKDRGANPVQLVSGTPGNDGNIAWSTVRVKLEKQGENKPLAVFESTVDQGEDVHIPF; translated from the coding sequence ATGACTAACCTAACACGGCGCAATTTCATCAAAATCGGCGCCGCCGGGACGGCAACCGTTATCTTGGCCGGGTGTGACAGCGACGAGCGCTGGGTCAAGATCGAAACGTATGTCCGTTCGCCGGAGGAAGAAGTCGCCGGGAATCCGAAGTGGTTCGCCACCACCTGCCGCCAATGCGGCGCAGGCTGCGGCGTGATCGCGCGGGTCATCAACGGGCGCGCAGTGAAGCTCGAAGGCAACCCGGAACACCCGGTCAACCGGGGCGCGCTGTGTGCGCGCGGTCAGGCCGGACTGCAAGTGCTGTATAACCCCGATCGCGTGCAGACTGCCGCCCGCCAGGATGGGCGCGCCACGCGCAACTACGAGCCAATTCCGTGGAATACCGGCATCAACCAGCTTGCCGAAGCGCTCAACAGCGCGGGCAGTCGGGTCGCCGTGTGGGTGGGCACGACCACGCCCGGTCACCTCGTCGACCTGTTCACGCGCTTCACCGATGCGGTGGGCGCCCCTGCCCCGGTCCGCTACGACCTTAACGCAGGCTTCGGCGGCTACGCGCCACTGTCCAATGCCAGCGAAGGCGTACTCGGCCAGGCCGGGCTGCCGACCTATGGCATTGGCGACGCCGACTTCATCCTGTCGTTCGGCGCGGAGTTCCTCGGCTCGTGGATCTCGGCAGCGGGTTATGGCAGGGAATATGGCGAGTTCCGCAGCAAGCGCATCGGCAAGGCGCGCGGCTATCTCGTGCAGCTCGAACCGCGCATGTCGAACACCGCCGCCTCAGCGGACCGCTGGATCCCTGTGCATCCGGGTACCGAAGTGCTGGTTGCGCAGGCGATCCTGCGCCTGATCGCGGACGGCAGCGCCGGCTCCCAGGAGCGGCGCGACCTCGCCGGGCAGTTCGCCGGGGACGTCGATCTCGAAGAGATCGCCGAACAAACGGACATTTCGGTCGAAACGCTGCAAACCCTGGCGACCACGTTTGCGAATGCCAGCCGTCCGCTCGCGATCCCCGGCACGCCGGTGACGGGACGCGATAACGCGACCGAAGCCGTGAACGCCATCAACGCACTCAACGTCGTCGCGGGCAACCTGGGCGGATCGGGCGGCATCAGCCTGACGCCTGCTGCCCCGATCAACGCGCTGGCCGCCCCTACCTACTCCAACTACCAGGACGCCGCCGACCTGATCGCGGCCATGACCAACGGCGAGATTGATGTGCTTCTGGTGCACGGCGCGAACCCCGCGTTTGAGCTTCCGGCGTCGGCAGGCTTCCAGGCCGCGCTGGAAAATGTCGGGCTGGTCGTCTCGTTCGCGTCCATCGTGGATGAAACGGCGCTCTACGCCGACCTGCTCCTGCCCGACCGAGTATACCTCGAAGGCTGGGGCTATGACGTCGCCACGCCGGGCTTCCAGGGCTTGCCGATCGTCAGCGGCCAGCAGCCGGTCGTTACGCCGCTGTACGACAACGTGGCGGCAGCAGATGTACTGCTCACGGCGGCGAAGTCGGTCAGCGGTGCGGCAAGCGCCCTGCCCTGGACGGACGAAGTTGCGTTCATCAAGGACATCGTCACGCAGCTCCCCGAAGCGGCCTATCCCGCTGAAGGCGACGACGTGAAGTGGGCCTACTTCCTCCAGCATGGCGGCTGGTGGCCTGCCGAAGCGCCCGAGAGCGAAGCGCCCGAAGTCTCGCTAGGCGGCCCGGTGGAACTCGGCCCGGCGATGTACGAAGGCGACCCGGCGGAGTATCCGTACTTCCTGCACCTGTATATGTCACCGATCTTGGGTGACGGCAGCGGCGCGAGCCAGCCCTGGCTGCAAGGCACGCCCGACCCGATGACGACGATCGCATGGCAGACGTGGGTCGAGATCAATCCCCGCACTGCCGAGGAGTTGGATCTGGATGACGGCGACATCGTGCGCGTCAGCTCGCCGAATGGCACGATCGAAGCGCCGATTTACCGTTACCCGGCCATCCGGCCCGACACACTCGCTATCCCGATCGGACAGGGTCACGAAGCGCTCAGCCGCTACGCGAAGGATCGCGGCGCTAACCCGGTCCAGTTGGTGAGCGGCACGCCGGGCAACGACGGGAACATAGCCTGGTCGACCGTACGCGTGAAGCTCGAAAAGCAGGGCGAGAACAAGCCGCTCGCCGTCTTCGAAAGCACCGTCGACCAGGGTGAGGACGTACACATCCCGTTCTAA
- the nrfD gene encoding NrfD/PsrC family molybdoenzyme membrane anchor subunit — protein sequence MLESRAEVRPYWEKPIPEDEEHAHQLEHFREEDLLLDAIPPSESSAIILNSMKSTGLGFWMAAGFTGALVALLMGTWGLQIFSGLGITGLNRSVMWGPYIANLVFFIGIGHAGTFISAALRLMHMDFRRPISRAAETVTLFGLAAAGLFPLIHVGRVWKIFYMFPIPDERRLWPNFRSPLLWDATAITTYILGSTLFMYAGLLPDLAMARDHTTGWRHQLYKALALGWRGSLGEWLRLEKLANILSYVIIPVMFSVHTIVAYDFAMAVQPGWHSTIFGPFFIAGALFSGVAAVIMVLIILRKTMRLGYFLREQHFNSLGIFLMLLSIIWGYFYFNEWIVTWYGNLSAEQAILNMLTGQLSPLFYLMLVCNVAIPLGGLWSRRVRTSMPAMFVICLAVQIGMYLERILIVPGFLSRNELPFNWVNYTPHLPEILITLGTFGLLSFLYILWTRIIPIVPLWEVHEGQAFQSTRRVGRGLFTTHTDMH from the coding sequence ATGTTGGAGAGTAGAGCCGAAGTCCGCCCCTACTGGGAAAAACCCATCCCAGAAGACGAGGAGCACGCGCATCAGCTCGAACACTTCCGCGAGGAAGACCTGCTGCTGGATGCCATTCCGCCCAGCGAGTCGAGCGCCATCATCCTAAACTCGATGAAATCGACCGGGTTGGGGTTCTGGATGGCGGCAGGCTTCACCGGGGCGCTGGTCGCGCTGCTGATGGGCACGTGGGGCCTGCAGATCTTCTCCGGCCTGGGCATCACGGGCCTGAACCGTTCGGTCATGTGGGGGCCTTACATCGCCAACCTCGTCTTCTTCATCGGCATCGGGCATGCAGGCACGTTCATTTCGGCGGCGCTGCGGCTGATGCACATGGACTTCCGCCGCCCCATCTCGCGCGCGGCGGAAACCGTCACGTTGTTCGGTCTGGCGGCTGCCGGGCTGTTCCCCCTCATCCACGTGGGGCGCGTCTGGAAAATCTTCTATATGTTTCCAATTCCTGACGAGCGGCGGCTGTGGCCCAACTTCCGCTCGCCGCTGCTATGGGACGCCACCGCCATCACCACTTACATCTTGGGCAGCACACTGTTCATGTACGCCGGGCTTCTACCCGACCTGGCGATGGCCCGCGACCACACCACCGGCTGGCGCCACCAGTTGTACAAGGCGCTGGCGCTCGGTTGGCGCGGCAGCCTGGGCGAATGGCTGCGGCTCGAAAAGCTGGCGAACATCCTAAGCTACGTGATCATCCCGGTCATGTTCTCGGTGCACACCATCGTGGCCTACGACTTTGCGATGGCCGTGCAGCCGGGCTGGCACAGTACCATCTTCGGACCGTTCTTCATCGCGGGCGCGCTGTTCTCCGGCGTGGCAGCGGTGATCATGGTGCTGATTATCCTGCGCAAGACGATGCGCCTGGGCTACTTCCTGCGTGAACAGCATTTCAATTCATTGGGAATCTTCTTGATGCTCCTGTCGATCATATGGGGCTACTTCTATTTCAACGAGTGGATCGTGACGTGGTACGGCAACCTGAGCGCCGAACAGGCGATCCTCAACATGCTGACCGGGCAGCTTTCGCCCCTGTTTTACCTGATGCTCGTGTGTAATGTCGCCATTCCATTGGGCGGACTGTGGTCGCGCCGGGTGCGCACGTCGATGCCGGCGATGTTCGTCATCTGTTTGGCCGTCCAAATCGGCATGTACCTGGAACGCATCCTGATCGTTCCGGGCTTCCTGTCACGCAATGAGCTGCCCTTCAACTGGGTGAACTACACGCCGCATCTGCCCGAAATTCTGATCACGCTGGGGACCTTCGGGCTGCTGTCATTCCTGTACATTCTCTGGACCCGCATCATCCCGATCGTCCCCCTGTGGGAAGTTCACGAGGGTCAGGCGTTCCAGAGCACTCGCCGCGTGGGACGTGGCCTGTTCACGACCCACACCGATATGCACTAG
- a CDS encoding cytochrome c3 family protein, giving the protein MIGAAAVAALVVVLVVVVLLLSGSVTSAQEDQPIAFNHQIHAQNGVQCQFCHNDVTRGSTASLPSVQLCMGCHQSIATDSEEIQKLTQYWEDGEPIEWVRINEQPSYVHFNHAAHVNNGVNCGSCHGDVATMSIAEPVTDMSMGFCLDCHAEQEEKDRLFDCATCHY; this is encoded by the coding sequence ATGATTGGGGCAGCAGCGGTAGCCGCGCTCGTAGTCGTCCTCGTTGTCGTTGTTCTCCTCCTCTCCGGCTCGGTGACTTCCGCCCAGGAAGACCAACCTATTGCGTTCAATCACCAGATCCACGCGCAAAACGGCGTGCAGTGCCAGTTCTGCCACAATGACGTGACGCGCGGGTCGACGGCCAGCCTGCCCAGCGTCCAGTTGTGCATGGGCTGCCACCAGTCGATCGCAACCGATTCGGAGGAGATCCAGAAACTCACGCAGTACTGGGAAGACGGCGAGCCTATCGAGTGGGTGCGGATCAACGAGCAGCCAAGCTACGTGCACTTCAACCACGCGGCGCACGTCAACAACGGCGTGAACTGCGGCTCGTGCCACGGCGACGTGGCGACGATGTCCATCGCGGAGCCGGTGACGGATATGAGTATGGGCTTCTGTCTGGACTGCCACGCAGAACAAGAAGAAAAAGATCGCCTCTTTGATTGCGCGACGTGCCACTACTAG
- a CDS encoding 4Fe-4S dicluster domain-containing protein, producing MAETNEHGHKWTMIVDLDKCNGCNACVVACHAENNVPIASEEEVIRGRGNHWIRIERYWEGEYPDVQARFIPVFCQQCGSAPCEPVCPTYASYHSTEQNLNVQVYNRCVGTRYCGNNCPYKVRFFNWWTPEWDSPLNEQLNPDVTVRSAGVMEKCTFCIQRIRRAENDATADGRELRDGDVQPACAQACPSRALVFGDLYDPESQVSERLPAERQFKLLENLGTEPAVYYLKGEDTHVGE from the coding sequence ATGGCTGAGACGAACGAACACGGTCACAAGTGGACGATGATTGTGGACCTCGACAAGTGCAACGGCTGCAACGCGTGCGTCGTCGCCTGCCACGCCGAGAATAACGTCCCCATCGCCAGCGAAGAAGAAGTGATTCGCGGACGCGGCAATCACTGGATCCGCATCGAGCGCTACTGGGAAGGCGAATATCCCGACGTCCAGGCGCGCTTCATCCCGGTGTTTTGCCAGCAGTGCGGCAGCGCCCCATGCGAGCCGGTCTGCCCAACCTACGCGTCCTATCACAGCACCGAACAGAACCTGAATGTCCAGGTCTATAACCGCTGCGTCGGCACGCGCTACTGCGGCAACAACTGCCCCTATAAGGTCCGCTTCTTCAACTGGTGGACCCCGGAATGGGACAGCCCGCTGAACGAGCAGCTCAACCCGGACGTGACCGTGCGCAGCGCAGGCGTCATGGAAAAGTGCACCTTCTGCATCCAGCGCATCCGCCGCGCCGAAAACGACGCCACTGCCGATGGCCGCGAGCTGCGCGACGGCGACGTTCAGCCTGCGTGCGCCCAGGCATGCCCCTCGCGCGCGCTGGTCTTTGGCGACCTGTACGATCCCGAAAGCCAGGTTTCTGAGCGGCTGCCCGCCGAGCGGCAGTTCAAGCTCCTTGAAAACCTGGGCACCGAGCCTGCGGTCTACTATCTGAAAGGTGAAGATACCCATGTTGGAGAGTAG
- a CDS encoding UDP-N-acetylglucosamine 1-carboxyvinyltransferase encodes MRIVVHGGQPLNGTFRPSGNSNSAIALTAAALLTNEPVTLYGMPDTLSTAATLESAQALGVEVKRDGAVCHLQAGGLQTRFLAEEVTDGQVSAILFLAPILARRGHARIELPPPLSRYHTHLAALRDLGVDVQASGTVLDLHAERWESREITLLQASVTTTALVCMLAAVLGQDTTIRNAASEPHVQDLQHMLVAMGAQIGGIGSNLLHIRGSETLGGAEMTLSPDHIEVATVASIGAITHGSLQIEGVKPEHLRLIVRVLARLGMNLYLNGSTLLLPAQDGLMVSQADEDLDVPIETAPWPGFPSDLVAMTTVVASQARGMTLIHEKLFSNRLLFVDKLTAMGAQIVLCDPHRALVVGPSKLRGGYMDTPDVRTGLALLGAALCAQGTVTIDRAELIDRTFENVVSKLVALGAQIEVAQP; translated from the coding sequence ATGCGGATTGTGGTACACGGCGGACAGCCGCTGAATGGCACCTTCCGCCCGTCCGGGAACAGCAATTCCGCGATTGCGCTTACGGCGGCGGCGCTGCTGACCAACGAGCCGGTGACGCTGTACGGCATGCCCGATACGCTGAGCACCGCCGCGACGCTGGAGTCCGCACAGGCGCTGGGCGTCGAGGTGAAACGCGACGGCGCGGTGTGCCATCTGCAGGCGGGTGGGTTGCAAACCCGCTTCCTGGCGGAAGAAGTGACCGATGGGCAGGTGAGTGCGATTCTATTCCTGGCCCCGATCCTGGCGCGGCGCGGCCACGCCCGCATCGAACTGCCGCCACCGCTCAGCCGCTACCATACCCATCTGGCTGCGTTGCGTGATCTGGGCGTGGACGTACAGGCAAGCGGCACCGTGCTCGATCTGCACGCGGAGCGCTGGGAGTCGCGCGAGATCACGCTGCTGCAAGCCAGCGTCACGACAACGGCGTTGGTGTGCATGTTGGCCGCCGTGCTGGGGCAAGACACGACGATCCGCAACGCCGCGTCCGAGCCGCACGTTCAGGACCTTCAGCACATGCTGGTGGCGATGGGCGCGCAGATCGGCGGCATCGGCTCGAACCTGCTGCACATTCGCGGCAGTGAGACGCTCGGCGGCGCGGAGATGACCCTGTCGCCCGACCACATCGAAGTGGCGACGGTCGCGTCGATTGGCGCGATCACGCACGGATCGCTGCAGATCGAGGGCGTTAAGCCGGAACACCTGCGCCTTATCGTGCGCGTGCTGGCGCGGCTGGGCATGAACCTCTACCTCAACGGCTCGACGCTGCTGCTGCCCGCGCAGGATGGCCTCATGGTGTCACAGGCGGACGAGGATCTGGACGTGCCGATCGAGACGGCCCCGTGGCCGGGCTTCCCGTCCGACCTCGTCGCCATGACCACGGTCGTCGCGTCGCAGGCGCGCGGCATGACTCTCATTCACGAAAAGTTGTTCAGCAACCGACTGCTGTTCGTCGACAAGCTCACCGCGATGGGCGCGCAGATCGTGTTGTGCGATCCACACCGCGCGCTCGTTGTCGGCCCGTCGAAGCTGCGCGGCGGCTACATGGACACGCCGGACGTGCGTACCGGACTCGCGCTGTTGGGTGCGGCGCTGTGCGCGCAGGGCACGGTGACCATCGACCGCGCGGAGTTGATCGATCGCACATTTGAAAACGTGGTAAGCAAGCTGGTAGCGCTTGGCGCGCAGATCGAGGTGGCGCAGCCATGA